Below is a genomic region from Bifidobacteriaceae bacterium.
GCGTTCGTAGCGGCCAACGCGCGGCGACGCAGGCGGGGCCCGGCTAGCTCAGCGGGGCGATCCACTCCAAGCGGGTCCCGGCGCCGCCAAGCGCCCTCCCGGCGCTGAAAAGGCCGCCGCGCGCCAGGGCCCGGTCGGCCAAGTTGGACAAACCCGACTGGCGGGCGCGTTCGTCCGGCAACCCGACGCCATCGTCCTCCACCACGACCGTCACCTGGCCGGGGCGCCCGTCCGGGGAGCCGGGCGAGACCAACGAGACGGTGACGGTGACGGAGGCGGCCTTGGCGTGCCGGCCGGCGTTGGACAGGCCCTCGCGGACCACCGCCACCAAGTCGTCCCCCAGCGAATGGGAGATCAGGCCGTCCGCCGCCGCCACGTCCGCGTCCAAGGGCGCGGACGCGCGCCCGTCGACCAGCAGCACCAGCGACGGGGCGAAGCCCAGCAGGGCCCGGGCGGCGGAGGCCTCGTGGCGCAGGCGCTCCGCGATCGGCTCGTCGGTTCCGGGGCCGCGCAGGTGGGAGACGATCGCGCGGATCTCCCGCACGGTCGAGTCAATCGAGTCAAGGGCGCTGGTCAGAGTCTTGACCAAGCCTTCGGGCTCAACTCCGGCGGCGGCCGCCTGGCGGGCCGACTCCAGCCGCATGCCGGTGGCGAACAACTGCTGGATGGCCAGGTCGTGCAGGTCGCGGGCGATCCGCTCGCGCTCCGAGACCAGCGCGGACAGGTCGGAGTTGTGGCGGGCCTCGGCCAAGACCAAAGCCAGCGCGGCTTGGGAGGCGAACGACTCGGCGGTGGTCAGGTCGGCCTGGTCGAAGGAGGCCGAACCCTTCCCCCGCAGCAGCAGCATCACGCCGACCGACCGCCCGGAGGTCCGCATGGGGGCGTAAAGGGCGGGCCCGTATTCGCGCAATTGGGTGACCCGGAGGGTGTAGGCGCTGGCCAACGAGTCGACAATCATGCCGATCCCCTCGGTCAGGACGGTGTGGGAGCGGCCGTCGTGGGGCATCCTGGTGCCCACCAGCGACTCCGCCCCGACCCCTTCGGCGATCTCGATGATCAGCTGGTCGCCCACGGACGGGAGAATCAGGGCGGCCGTGGCCGCGCCCGCCACGTCTTTTGCCTGCGAGGCGATGACCGTCAGGGCCTCCTCCTCTTCGACGCCGGAGAGCAGCATGGTGGTGATGCCCTGCCCGGCCGCCAGCCAGCTTTCGCGGCGTTGCGAGGCCTGGTAAAGCTGGGCGTTCTCGATCATCACCCCCGCGGCGGTGGCCAGGGTGGACACCGTCTCGCCGTCGCGCGGGATGAAGCCGCCCGGTTTATTGACCAGGTAGACGTGCGCGAAGACAGTGTGGCGGACCCGAACCGGCACCGCCAGCAGATTGTTGACCAGCACGTCGGCGTCCGGCGGCAGGCCGATCAGCGAGGCGGGGACCTCGTCCATGATCAGCGGCTCGTGGGTCGGGATGCGGGCCATCAGCGTCATGGCGCTCCGGAATTGGCGCAGCTGGGCCGCCATCGCCCCGTCCGCGCCGTAGGTGTAAAAACGTTCGTCGATGCCGCGCCCGTCGAGCACGCTCACCGCCGCGTCTTCCGCGCCGGTCAGTTCCGGCGCCGCCCGCACCAGTTCGGCGAGCACCTCGGCCAGGTCGAGGCGCCGCGACAGCGACACCACCGCGTCAAGCAGCGCCGATTCGGACTCGTCATCGCCTGGACCCATGCGGTCCATTATCGCCTCTCGGGCGGCTGATCCCCGGTCCGTTCGGCCCCGGCGCCCGAACCGCCCGTCCGCGCCAGGGCGAGGACGCCGTCCGCCAGCCTGTACACGCGGTCGGCCTGAGCCAGCGTGTCCTCCTGGTGGGAGACCACCAGCAGGCCGCGTCCGGCGGCCCGCGCGGCCGCGATCAGCTCACCGGTCAGGCGTCGACCGGCGTCCGCGTCGAGGTGCTCGGCAGGCTCGTCCAACAGGACGTACTGGGCGGGGCTGACCAGGGCCCTCGCCAGCAGCAGGCGGCGGCGCTCGCCGCCGGACAACGACCCGGCGCCCGCGCCAAGCAGGGTGTCGATTCCGTCTGGGAGCCCCGCCACCCACGCGCCCAGTCCCACTTGGTCGAGGACGGCGGCGGCTTCCGACTCGGTCAGGGGGCCCTTGGCCACGCGGAGATTTTCCAGCACCGTGGTGGCGAAGATGTGGGCGTCTTCGGCAATGAAGGCGACCGTCTCGGCGCGCGCCTCGGAGGTCAGCCCGAACAGGGCGGCCGCGCCGACTGCGACCTCGCCCGCTTGGGGCTCGATCAGCCCCGCCAGCGCGGTCAGGAGCGTGGTCTTGCCGGCCCCCGACGGGCCGACCAGGCCCACGGCCTGGCCGGGCGCCAACGTGAGGTCGATCCCCGTCACCACCGCGCGTCCGTTTCCCCAACCGGCGGCCAGGCCTTTGGCCTCCAACACGCCCGTGGGGGGCTGGTCGTCGAGCCACCGCTTGGCGGTGGGGCGGGCGGCGGCCGAGTGCCCGGCATCGGCCAAAGCCACGATCCGGGCGGCGGCGGCGCGGGACTTGTAAACCTGGGCGGCGGCGGGCGAAAGGCCGGCCACCGACTCGAAGGCCGCGAGCGGCATGAGGACTATCACGGCCACCTCGGTGGCGGAGATGGCCCCCGCGTGCCACGCGGCGCCGGACAGGATGAGGGTCAGGATCAGCGCCAATCCGGAGCCGATCTCAGTCAGGCTGGTGGCGAAGGCGGACGGTTTGGCGACGGCATCCGCAGCTGCGGCCAGGCGCCGCTCCTGGGCTTTGAGCGCCGCCATGGCGTTGGCCAACTGGCCCCCCACGCGCAGTTCGGAGGCGTTCTCAATGATCCCGAGCGAAGACGCGGACACGTCGGCGCGGGCGGCCGAGGCCATTGACTCGGACAGCCGCGCGGCCCGGAAGGTCGCCAGCGGGCCGCCCACCGCCACCAGGGCCAGGCAGGCGAAAACGGCCAGCCCGGCCACCGGGAGGAAGGCGGCGACCGCGGCGGACGAGCCGACGATCAGCACGGCCGCGACCAGCGCCGGGATGATGCCCCGGACCACCAGGTCGCCCACGTCGTCAATGTCTCCGCCCACCCGGGCCAGCACGTCGCCGCGTTTGAAGGCGGCCGCGCCGGAACCGGAGCCGGCGGCCATCCGCTCGTAGAGGCGGACGCGCAGGTTCGTCATGCCGTTCAGGGCCACCCGGTGGGCGGTCAACCGCTCGACATAGCGGGAGATGCCGCGCGTGATCCCGAAGGCCCGCACCCCGACCACGGCCACCTGGAGCGACAGCACCGGCGGCATTTGCGAGGCGCGCACAATCAACCACGCCGAGGCGCCCGCCAGCGCCACCGACGCGGCCTGGGTGAGGGCTCCGAAGAAGACGGCGGCGGCCAACGGCCCCGCTTTCAACCCGGTCAGGGCGATCGCGCGGCGCAGGGGACGCCCAGGCGCCGAACCCGTTTCGCCCTTCACCGGCGGCGCGGCGGCGCGGCTCATGCGGGGGCCCCGCTCAGCGCGGTCGAGTCGACTGGGACCGCTTGGTGGGCTTGCCCCAACAGCGACGCGCGGTGGGCCACCACCAAGACGGTGCGGCCCTGGCGTTGCAGAGCCGCTATCGACCCGAGGATCGAAGCCTCGGTCGCCGGATCAAGGTGCGCGGTCGGCTCGTCCAGGATCACCAGCGGCTGGTTCCCAAGGAAGGCGCGGGCCAGGGCCAGGCGCTGGCGTTGGCCCACCGACAGGCCGACTCCGCCCTGCCCAATTCGGGTCTCCCAGCCTGCAGGAAGCTCCTCCACCACCGCGTCGAAGGCGGCGGCGCGGGCGGCGCGCTCCACTTCCGGCGTTAGCTCCGGCGTCGCATCGTAGCTTTCGAGGAGGTTCTGGAGGACCGTCCCTGGCAGCAACGCGGGCTGCTGCGGCGTCCAAGCGATCTGCGCCCACCAACTGGTCGGGTCGACCTCGGCGAGGTCGACCGCCGGGCCGCCCGCGGTCGGCTCGATCAACACCCGTCCCCGGTCCGGCCGCAACAAGCCCAGCAGCACCGCCACGGTGGTCGACTTGCCAGCCCCGTTTGGGCCGGTCAGCGCGGTCAGCGAGCCCGGCGCCAGGCGGAAACTGAGGTCGGCGGGCGCCAGGTAGTCGCGGCCGGGCGCTTTGACGGAGACGTTCTCGAAGACGATGGCGGCGGCGGCCAAGTCTGGTGCCGGGGCCATGCCCGGCGCCGGCAGCGGCACCGCCAGGATGTCGAAAGCCCGGTTCGACGCGGCCACCCCGTTGGCGGAGGCGTGGAAATGCGCCCCGACGTTCCGCAGCGGCAGGTAGATTTCCGGCGCGATCATGATGATGGCCAGCCCGTCCACCAGCGACATGTGCCCGGCTTGGAGCCTTAGGCCGACCGACACCGCGACCAGCGCCACCGACAAGGTGGCGATCAGTTCCAGGGCCGCGCCGGACAGGAATGCGATGCGAACGGTGCCGAAGGTTGCCTTCTGATGGGCCTGCGACAGTTGCCGCACCCGCGTCTCAGGCCCCTTTTCGCGTCCCAGGGCTTTGAGCGTGGGCAGGCCGGTGATCAGGTCCATCACCTGCGCGCCCAATTGCGTCATGGTCCGCAGCCGGCGCGCCGAATAGGCTTCGGTCAACCGTCCAATCAGCACCATGAACACCGGGATCAGCGGAATGGTGACGAACATGATGATGGAAGAGACCCAGTCCACGAACCCCGCCACGATCAGGAGGATCGGGGTCACCGTCACCACCATCAGCAACTGCGGCAGGTAGCGCGTGAAATAGGCGTCCAGCGCGTCAAGGCCGCGGGTGACCAGTTGGGCGGCTTTGGCGGCCCCGCCCTCGGCTTCGGCTCTGGGCCCCAGCGCCACGACGTGCTCCAGGACCGCGCCCCGCAGTTCGGCGATCGTGTTGGTGGCCGCCCGGTGCGCGAACCGTTCCTGAATCCAGGCGACCGCCACCCGCGCGGCCACGATCACGGCGACGGCGATCAGGCCGTTCCGGAGCCAGCCCGGCCCGGTCGTGCCGCCTGACGCGAGCGTGCCGACCAAACGCGCCACCACGATGGCCTGGAACACGACCGCCACCGACATGACGACCCCGAGCGCGGCGGTCAGGATCATGTAGTTCCGGGCGGCGCGGGCATGTTTTAGGAGCCGGGGATCGAGGGGCTTCATCAGCGCCCGATCCTACCGAATGCTCAAGGGCCGCCGCTCCCAACGGGTGCCGTTTGTCCGCGATTCCTTCGCCATATCTCCGCACAGTTGCCCGATGCCGTCCGCGCGCCCGAGGTGTTCGCCCCGGCTGAGATGGTCGCGTCGGGAGAGCGTCCGGAGCCGGCCGCGGCCAGGCTGGCCGGGCTTTTTCGCGGGCCGGCGCCCCGGCCGGGAGGGTGGCCGGGGCTTTGGCCCGGTCAGGCGGCCGGGTCGGCCTGCTTGCGCCGGTGCCGGAACACCACCAGGAACACGGCGGCGACCATTCCCACACCGGCCAGGGCCGCGGCGAGCGGGTCGCCCACGCCGCCGGCGGGCGCGGAGACCGGGTCCAAGCGGGCGGTCGTGCCGGATTGGGCTTCGGTCGCGCCTTCTTCGGCAAGGCTGTCGGCCGCACTGGGTGCCCGCTCTCCGGCCAGCGCGGAAACCTGCTGCTCGGCCGGGAACTGAGCGTCCGCCGGGCTCCAAACCGCTGCCAACTCCAGCGCCTCGCCCTGGTGCCCGCTCTGAAGCTCGTACGCACCGGGGTCCTGGTCGCCCGTCCGCGCCTCAAGAACCGTCTCCGCCTGACGGGCGGGCTGGTCTTGCCGATCAAGCGCGTCCGCCCGATCAAGCGCGTCGGCGGCCTCGGCTTCCACCCCCTGCTCGGCGGTGCCTTCGGGGGACGCCGCTTCGGGGGACGCCGCTTCGGGCGCGCCCGGCACCGGCTCCCCGTCCTCGGTCGGCGGCTCTTGCGGGATCGAGCCCGCGCCCGGCTCCGTCTGAGTGCCGTGCTCTTCGTCGCTGTCCGCCGGGTCGCCGTTCTCGGGCGGGTTTTGCCCAAAGCCCGCATCGGGGTCCGTCTGGCCGTCGTCCTCTTCGCCTTGGCCGTCCGGCTCGCTTCCGGGGTTCTCATAGGGGCCCGCGCCCGGCTCAGATTCGCCTTCGTCCGGACCGGGCCCGCCGCCTTGCTCTTCTCCGCCGGCGGCGGGGTGGCCGTCATCTGCAGGGTGGCCGTCATCTGCGGGGTCGCCGTCATCTGTGGGGTCGTCATCTGTGGGGTCGCCGTCATCTGCCGGGTCGCCGCCCTCGGGCGGGTTTTGCCCAGGGCCCGGGTCGGGGTCCGTCTGGCCGCCGTCCTCGTCGCCTTGGCCGTCCGGCTCGCTGCCGGGGTTCCCCTCGGGGCCCGCACCCGGCTCGGGTTCGCCTTCGTCCGGACCGGGCCCGCCGCCTTGCTCTTCTCCGCCGGCGGCTGGGTCGCCGCCCGCCGGATCGCCGCCTTCCTGGGCGCCGTCCACGGGCTCTTCGGCCGGCGGGAGCGCGGTTTCGGACTCCGGCGGCTTTTCCTCATTCTCGGAGGGTTGCTGCACGGTTCCCGGGTCGCGCATGATCACGTGCACAACCGTGTTGCGTTGCACGCAGTTCTCGGCGAGCGTCTTGGCGTCCTCCAGTTGCGTGCCTTCGTAGATCAACACCAGGT
It encodes:
- a CDS encoding GAF domain-containing protein; this encodes MGPGDDESESALLDAVVSLSRRLDLAEVLAELVRAAPELTGAEDAAVSVLDGRGIDERFYTYGADGAMAAQLRQFRSAMTLMARIPTHEPLIMDEVPASLIGLPPDADVLVNNLLAVPVRVRHTVFAHVYLVNKPGGFIPRDGETVSTLATAAGVMIENAQLYQASQRRESWLAAGQGITTMLLSGVEEEEALTVIASQAKDVAGAATAALILPSVGDQLIIEIAEGVGAESLVGTRMPHDGRSHTVLTEGIGMIVDSLASAYTLRVTQLREYGPALYAPMRTSGRSVGVMLLLRGKGSASFDQADLTTAESFASQAALALVLAEARHNSDLSALVSERERIARDLHDLAIQQLFATGMRLESARQAAAAGVEPEGLVKTLTSALDSIDSTVREIRAIVSHLRGPGTDEPIAERLRHEASAARALLGFAPSLVLLVDGRASAPLDADVAAADGLISHSLGDDLVAVVREGLSNAGRHAKAASVTVTVSLVSPGSPDGRPGQVTVVVEDDGVGLPDERARQSGLSNLADRALARGGLFSAGRALGGAGTRLEWIAPLS
- the cydC gene encoding thiol reductant ABC exporter subunit CydC; the protein is MSRAAAPPVKGETGSAPGRPLRRAIALTGLKAGPLAAAVFFGALTQAASVALAGASAWLIVRASQMPPVLSLQVAVVGVRAFGITRGISRYVERLTAHRVALNGMTNLRVRLYERMAAGSGSGAAAFKRGDVLARVGGDIDDVGDLVVRGIIPALVAAVLIVGSSAAVAAFLPVAGLAVFACLALVAVGGPLATFRAARLSESMASAARADVSASSLGIIENASELRVGGQLANAMAALKAQERRLAAAADAVAKPSAFATSLTEIGSGLALILTLILSGAAWHAGAISATEVAVIVLMPLAAFESVAGLSPAAAQVYKSRAAAARIVALADAGHSAAARPTAKRWLDDQPPTGVLEAKGLAAGWGNGRAVVTGIDLTLAPGQAVGLVGPSGAGKTTLLTALAGLIEPQAGEVAVGAAALFGLTSEARAETVAFIAEDAHIFATTVLENLRVAKGPLTESEAAAVLDQVGLGAWVAGLPDGIDTLLGAGAGSLSGGERRRLLLARALVSPAQYVLLDEPAEHLDADAGRRLTGELIAAARAAGRGLLVVSHQEDTLAQADRVYRLADGVLALARTGGSGAGAERTGDQPPERR
- the cydD gene encoding thiol reductant ABC exporter subunit CydD, yielding MKPLDPRLLKHARAARNYMILTAALGVVMSVAVVFQAIVVARLVGTLASGGTTGPGWLRNGLIAVAVIVAARVAVAWIQERFAHRAATNTIAELRGAVLEHVVALGPRAEAEGGAAKAAQLVTRGLDALDAYFTRYLPQLLMVVTVTPILLIVAGFVDWVSSIIMFVTIPLIPVFMVLIGRLTEAYSARRLRTMTQLGAQVMDLITGLPTLKALGREKGPETRVRQLSQAHQKATFGTVRIAFLSGAALELIATLSVALVAVSVGLRLQAGHMSLVDGLAIIMIAPEIYLPLRNVGAHFHASANGVAASNRAFDILAVPLPAPGMAPAPDLAAAAIVFENVSVKAPGRDYLAPADLSFRLAPGSLTALTGPNGAGKSTTVAVLLGLLRPDRGRVLIEPTAGGPAVDLAEVDPTSWWAQIAWTPQQPALLPGTVLQNLLESYDATPELTPEVERAARAAAFDAVVEELPAGWETRIGQGGVGLSVGQRQRLALARAFLGNQPLVILDEPTAHLDPATEASILGSIAALQRQGRTVLVVAHRASLLGQAHQAVPVDSTALSGAPA